One window from the genome of Microbulbifer sp. ALW1 encodes:
- a CDS encoding sorbosone dehydrogenase family protein codes for MNTPRFFASSQAIRLGAILLSILALPLTATAAFATGYQPLGQTCDGLPQLPVGTMPGTCLGLLAGTDSGDAFIKPRKALELPEGNQILVTDMGGWGGGKGILWLLEYKEDGYRQRKHTRKLITGMNLPHDIKLGPDGLIYVGEANQITRFQLQGDQVIQRETVIDGLPYTAGDHLHPLTSFVFLPGGDLLVNAGSKTDDCGLSSEQQTCSELNTTGLRRYRYQAERNQWAGDFTLYATGLRNSMALVVHPSGTVLQGENSTDFKDAEEPYEEINVIQPGGFYGWPYCFNRRLSVGKDSAHCDRPDYVEPYSLMPPHVAPLDMLYYDGDLLPSLKNQLLVSWHGYRVVGNRLVSYATSSDGLPQLTERVTFNRDPIAPAQVFTQHTMAPRGGSSADAQHQEVIGRWNKVDGLRPEGAPVGLLQLKDGSLLIVDDKNAALLRLSRGEAYTGVSQQQQLAQIDGIHFDGATRQLLLNNCTGCHLELQGNPGELLNRIDGWLQKKDGATLLEQKLTSDSGFMPPTGKLNRRDIATILSSLNKDD; via the coding sequence ATGAACACGCCCCGATTTTTCGCCAGCAGCCAGGCAATTCGCCTGGGCGCCATCTTACTGAGCATCCTGGCACTTCCCCTCACGGCTACGGCCGCATTCGCCACCGGCTATCAACCGCTAGGCCAGACGTGCGATGGGTTGCCTCAACTCCCCGTCGGCACCATGCCGGGCACCTGCCTCGGGCTACTGGCAGGCACCGACTCCGGAGATGCCTTTATCAAGCCCCGCAAAGCTCTGGAGCTCCCCGAAGGTAACCAAATTCTGGTTACTGACATGGGCGGCTGGGGCGGGGGTAAAGGCATCCTCTGGCTGCTTGAATACAAAGAAGACGGTTATAGACAGCGGAAACACACGCGCAAACTCATTACCGGAATGAACCTGCCCCACGACATCAAGCTCGGCCCTGACGGACTGATTTACGTGGGTGAAGCCAATCAAATTACCCGCTTCCAGCTTCAGGGTGACCAAGTGATCCAGCGGGAAACGGTAATCGATGGCCTGCCCTACACCGCCGGCGACCACCTGCACCCACTGACCAGTTTTGTCTTCCTGCCCGGCGGCGACCTTCTGGTAAACGCGGGCTCGAAAACCGATGACTGCGGCCTGAGTTCCGAACAACAAACCTGTAGCGAACTCAACACCACAGGTCTTCGCCGCTATCGCTATCAGGCAGAGCGCAACCAGTGGGCCGGTGACTTCACGCTGTATGCCACTGGCCTACGCAATTCCATGGCCCTGGTGGTACACCCCAGCGGTACCGTACTGCAGGGAGAAAACAGCACAGACTTTAAAGACGCCGAGGAGCCCTATGAAGAAATCAATGTAATCCAGCCTGGCGGTTTCTACGGCTGGCCTTACTGTTTCAACCGGCGGTTGAGCGTCGGTAAAGACAGCGCGCACTGTGATCGCCCGGACTACGTCGAGCCCTACAGCCTGATGCCTCCCCACGTGGCCCCCCTGGATATGCTGTATTACGACGGTGATTTACTGCCCTCGTTAAAAAATCAATTACTGGTCAGCTGGCACGGCTATCGGGTGGTGGGTAACAGACTGGTCAGCTACGCGACTTCCTCCGACGGGCTGCCGCAACTGACGGAGCGGGTTACGTTCAATCGCGATCCCATCGCCCCCGCGCAGGTATTCACCCAACACACCATGGCCCCCCGCGGCGGCTCCAGTGCCGATGCGCAGCACCAGGAAGTGATTGGCCGATGGAATAAGGTCGATGGATTGCGACCGGAAGGCGCGCCCGTCGGCTTGCTGCAACTGAAAGACGGCTCGCTGCTGATCGTCGATGACAAAAACGCGGCGCTATTGCGCCTCTCCCGCGGGGAAGCCTATACGGGAGTCAGCCAACAACAGCAGCTTGCACAGATCGACGGAATACATTTCGACGGGGCGACACGGCAGCTGCTGCTGAACAATTGCACCGGTTGTCACCTGGAGCTGCAGGGGAACCCTGGAGAACTGCTCAACCGGATTGACGGTTGGCTGCAGAAAAAAGACGGCGCGACGCTGCTGGAGCAAAAACTGACCAGCGACTCCGGGTTTATGCCACCCACCGGCAAGCTGAATCGTCGCGATATTGCGACCATCCTTTCGTCATTGAATAAAGACGATTGA
- the mltF gene encoding membrane-bound lytic murein transglycosylase MltF, producing the protein MIMKSRLLRYSRRLLKGAALACCASLLVASKAPSLLEQVKVSGKLVVLSQNGPTTYFEDANGNYTGFEYGMLKAFAKELGVKLEIRDVHDLSHLFRELENPESGAHLAAAGLTVTPERRAQVRFAPSYFEIRQQVIYRLGESRPRSVADLADKNIAVIAGSAHAEQLRKLSHRYPDLTWEEISDVDAMELVEMVHEGKYHYAIVDSNAYAVHRGLYPNTHIAFNLTQFQPVSWAFPRGDDDSLYRAARNFMLRANTSGLVAELRELYFGHVSKMNVGGAQTFAQLTRDRLPNWREELQKAADKYELDWELLAALSYQESHWNPRAKSPTGVRGLMMLTRATAREMGVNRLDPIESIDGGARYFVQVRDKIPERIREPDRTWMALAAYNIGYGHLEDARVLTQKLGGNADRWSDVRDNLPLLAKRQHYKHLKHGYARGWEPVTYVQNIRHYQALLTWTSRIEEQRLAAAAANDDGESLADAPLAEASGAAPAL; encoded by the coding sequence ATGATCATGAAAAGCCGACTGTTGCGATACAGCCGCCGCCTGCTGAAAGGTGCGGCGCTGGCCTGTTGTGCTTCTCTGTTGGTGGCCAGCAAGGCGCCTAGCCTGCTGGAGCAGGTCAAAGTATCCGGTAAGCTGGTGGTACTTTCGCAGAATGGCCCAACGACCTACTTCGAAGACGCCAACGGTAATTACACCGGTTTTGAATACGGCATGCTCAAGGCCTTTGCCAAGGAACTGGGCGTAAAGCTGGAAATCCGCGACGTCCATGACCTGAGCCACCTGTTCCGGGAACTCGAAAACCCCGAATCCGGCGCCCACTTGGCCGCCGCGGGTCTGACGGTTACCCCGGAGCGCCGCGCCCAGGTACGCTTTGCCCCCTCCTATTTTGAAATTCGCCAGCAGGTCATCTACCGCCTGGGCGAGTCTCGTCCGCGCAGTGTTGCCGATCTGGCGGATAAAAATATCGCGGTGATTGCCGGCAGTGCCCACGCGGAACAGTTGCGTAAACTCTCGCACCGCTACCCGGACCTGACCTGGGAAGAGATATCCGATGTGGACGCCATGGAACTGGTGGAAATGGTGCACGAGGGCAAATACCACTACGCGATCGTAGACTCCAATGCCTATGCGGTGCACCGCGGCCTCTACCCCAATACCCACATCGCCTTCAACCTGACCCAGTTCCAGCCGGTCTCCTGGGCCTTTCCCCGGGGCGACGACGACAGCCTCTACCGCGCAGCGCGCAATTTCATGCTGCGCGCCAATACCAGCGGCCTGGTCGCCGAGCTGCGGGAGCTGTATTTCGGCCATGTGAGCAAGATGAATGTGGGCGGCGCCCAGACCTTTGCCCAGCTGACCCGGGATCGCCTGCCAAACTGGCGCGAAGAGCTGCAGAAGGCCGCCGACAAGTATGAACTGGACTGGGAGCTGCTGGCGGCCCTGAGCTACCAGGAGTCCCACTGGAACCCTCGCGCCAAATCCCCTACCGGGGTGCGCGGCCTGATGATGCTGACCCGGGCTACCGCGCGGGAGATGGGCGTCAACCGCCTGGACCCCATCGAAAGTATCGACGGCGGCGCGCGCTACTTTGTGCAGGTACGCGACAAAATCCCCGAGCGTATCCGCGAACCGGACCGCACCTGGATGGCGCTGGCCGCCTACAACATCGGCTACGGTCACCTTGAAGACGCGCGGGTGCTGACCCAGAAGCTGGGTGGAAACGCCGATCGCTGGTCCGACGTGCGCGACAACCTGCCGCTGCTGGCCAAGCGCCAGCACTACAAACACCTGAAGCACGGCTATGCCCGCGGCTGGGAACCGGTCACTTACGTGCAGAATATCCGCCACTATCAGGCGCTCCTGACCTGGACCAGCCGGATCGAGGAGCAGCGCCTCGCAGCCGCCGCCGCCAATGACGATGGTGAATCCCTGGCGGATGCGCCCCTGGCCGAGGCCAGCGGAGCTGCCCCGGCGCTCTGA
- the dld gene encoding D-lactate dehydrogenase — protein MTQSTQIKTESRALLQTLEQLIGSDAVVTDPQRNEHYRKGFRSGEGPALAVVFPRHLFDLWQVLQACVDVGAIIIMQAANTGLTEGSTPSGSDYDRDLVIINTLQMNAIHLLGEGNHRGEQIVALPGATLHGLEKRLVPLKRAPHSEIGSSCIGASIVGGIANNSGGALCQRGPAYTELAVYAQVDKSGQLQLINNLGIALGNSPQEILTNLERGTFSTAVTPDTVPPYSETNPKPRMASDGEYIERIRNIDADTPARFNADPRRLFEASGCAGKLAVFAVRLDTFPVPERTQTFYIGSNSPAVFARLRRGLLSELPQLPVLGEYLHRDMFDLAATYGKDSFYIIEKLGTGRMPQFFNIKGRMDAWLEKRRFLPRFFSDRLLQKLSRLLPQHLPERMLAYRDQYEHHLILKVADPGIESTQQWLQNFFAGSQNLGAFFNCNEEEARKAMLHRFVSAGAAMRYQSIHEKTVGELLPLDIALRRNDLDWQEQLPANIADQLEQRLYYGHFLCHVFHQDYVLKKDADPKAVKQAMLALLDQRGACYPAEHNVGHLYQAPDAQRDFFERLDPTNTFNPGIGKTDKTRRCCNCG, from the coding sequence ATGACGCAATCCACCCAGATCAAAACTGAAAGCCGCGCGCTGCTCCAGACCCTGGAGCAGCTGATCGGTAGCGACGCAGTCGTCACCGACCCGCAACGCAACGAGCACTACCGCAAAGGTTTCCGCTCCGGTGAGGGGCCGGCACTGGCTGTGGTATTTCCGCGGCATTTGTTTGACCTGTGGCAGGTATTGCAGGCCTGCGTGGATGTCGGTGCAATCATCATCATGCAAGCCGCCAACACCGGCTTGACCGAAGGCTCCACCCCCAGCGGTTCCGACTACGACCGCGACCTGGTGATCATCAATACACTGCAGATGAACGCCATCCACCTGCTGGGCGAAGGCAACCACAGAGGTGAGCAGATTGTCGCCCTTCCCGGCGCCACGCTGCACGGTCTGGAAAAACGCCTCGTACCTCTTAAACGCGCCCCCCATTCGGAAATCGGCTCTTCCTGTATCGGCGCTTCCATTGTTGGCGGTATTGCAAACAATTCTGGCGGCGCCCTGTGCCAGCGCGGACCGGCTTACACCGAACTGGCCGTCTATGCGCAGGTGGACAAATCCGGGCAACTGCAACTCATTAACAATCTCGGGATTGCATTGGGAAATTCCCCGCAGGAAATACTCACTAACCTCGAACGCGGCACTTTTTCTACTGCAGTAACGCCCGACACAGTGCCGCCCTACTCTGAAACAAACCCGAAGCCGCGCATGGCGTCGGACGGGGAGTACATTGAACGCATCCGCAATATTGATGCAGACACCCCCGCGCGCTTCAATGCCGACCCGCGGCGATTGTTTGAAGCCAGCGGCTGCGCCGGCAAGCTGGCGGTGTTCGCCGTGCGGCTGGATACATTTCCGGTTCCCGAACGTACCCAGACGTTTTATATCGGCAGTAACAGCCCGGCGGTCTTCGCCCGCCTGCGTCGCGGGTTACTCAGTGAATTACCACAGCTACCAGTACTCGGCGAATACCTGCACCGGGATATGTTTGACCTGGCGGCGACTTACGGCAAAGACAGCTTCTATATCATCGAGAAACTCGGCACCGGAAGAATGCCGCAGTTTTTCAACATCAAGGGGCGTATGGATGCCTGGCTGGAAAAGCGCCGTTTCCTGCCGCGCTTTTTCAGCGACCGTCTGTTGCAGAAGCTCAGCCGCTTGCTACCCCAGCACCTGCCAGAGCGCATGCTGGCGTATCGCGACCAATACGAGCATCACCTGATTCTGAAAGTGGCGGATCCGGGTATCGAAAGTACGCAACAGTGGCTGCAGAATTTCTTTGCCGGGAGTCAAAATCTGGGCGCCTTTTTCAATTGCAATGAGGAGGAGGCGCGCAAGGCCATGCTGCACCGCTTTGTCTCTGCCGGTGCCGCCATGCGCTATCAGTCGATTCACGAAAAAACCGTGGGGGAGTTACTGCCGCTGGACATCGCCCTGCGACGCAATGATTTGGACTGGCAGGAGCAACTGCCTGCGAACATTGCCGATCAGCTGGAACAGCGGCTCTACTACGGCCACTTCCTCTGCCATGTGTTCCACCAGGATTACGTCCTGAAGAAAGACGCAGACCCGAAGGCGGTCAAACAGGCCATGCTGGCGCTACTGGACCAGCGTGGCGCCTGCTACCCGGCAGAACACAATGTGGGGCACCTGTATCAGGCGCCGGATGCCCAGCGGGATTTTTTTGAGCGGCTGGACCCCACCAACACCTTCAACCCGGGTATCGGCAAGACCGATAAAACCCGGCGTTGCTGCAACTGCGGCTAG
- a CDS encoding RICIN domain-containing protein: protein MSLKQLWRACSLMVVFGLGISTSANAMIENGTYSIVSKHSGKLVEVGNGDTANGANINQWPGNGHATQQWVITHISGDDYSVINAHSGLAMEVYNFDTSDGANIAQWAYWGGNTQTWTIIDRGNGYFSLINKHSGKALDLLNWDTSDGANIGQWSWWGGDAQLWSLNLLKSSQPESINYASPSFGNIAVHDPSVIRANNQYYVFGSHLSAARSSYLTSWERVADGVFANNPLFNDVTSELSEALSWAQTSTLWAPDVIQMNGEYLMFYNACRGDSPRSAMGIAASSSIEGPYSDRGIFLKSGMWGEASEDGAVYDATVHPNVVDPVVFRSADNRLWMTYGSYSGGIFIMELNPATGFPYAGQGYGKHLMGGNHARIEAAYTLYAPDTGYYYMFVSYGGLAADGGYNIRVARATRPDGPYYDASGTDMASVKGAAGSIFDDASIAPHGVKLMGNYLFANSNNQLGYVSPGHNSAYRKEDTGQYFIFFHTRFPNRGEEHEVRVHEFFINDAGWPVVAPLRYAEKVDGSNSGRTREQLEAVYASEIPGSYQLVNHGKDITASIKGSSNIQLNAGGSISGAQSGSWIYNEVTRAVTLTLNGVSYQGVVSRQWNQVRYRYEVTFSALSGDGTAVWGINSD, encoded by the coding sequence ATGTCTTTAAAACAACTGTGGCGAGCATGCTCGCTTATGGTCGTATTCGGCCTGGGTATCAGTACCAGTGCCAACGCGATGATCGAAAACGGTACCTATTCCATTGTTTCCAAACACAGTGGCAAGCTGGTTGAAGTGGGAAATGGCGACACCGCCAATGGTGCCAACATCAACCAGTGGCCGGGCAACGGCCATGCCACCCAGCAATGGGTGATTACCCATATCAGCGGTGACGATTACTCGGTGATCAATGCCCACAGCGGCCTGGCGATGGAGGTGTACAACTTTGATACCAGCGACGGTGCCAATATCGCCCAGTGGGCCTACTGGGGCGGAAACACCCAGACCTGGACCATCATTGACCGGGGCAACGGGTATTTTTCGCTGATCAACAAGCACTCCGGCAAGGCACTGGATTTGCTCAACTGGGATACCAGTGATGGCGCCAATATTGGTCAGTGGTCCTGGTGGGGAGGCGATGCCCAGCTGTGGTCCCTGAACCTGCTCAAATCCAGCCAACCTGAGTCCATCAATTACGCCAGCCCCAGTTTCGGCAATATTGCGGTGCACGATCCATCGGTGATCCGTGCCAATAATCAGTACTACGTATTTGGCTCGCACCTGAGTGCTGCGCGCTCCAGTTATCTCACCAGTTGGGAGCGGGTGGCCGATGGGGTGTTTGCGAATAACCCGCTGTTCAATGATGTGACCTCTGAGCTTTCCGAGGCCCTGAGCTGGGCGCAGACCAGCACCCTGTGGGCACCGGATGTGATTCAGATGAACGGTGAGTACCTGATGTTCTACAACGCCTGCCGCGGCGATTCTCCCCGGTCTGCCATGGGCATTGCGGCGTCTTCCAGTATCGAGGGGCCTTACAGCGATCGCGGTATTTTCCTGAAGTCGGGTATGTGGGGCGAGGCCAGCGAGGACGGCGCCGTTTACGATGCGACGGTGCATCCCAATGTGGTGGACCCGGTGGTGTTTCGCAGTGCCGACAATCGTTTGTGGATGACCTACGGCTCTTATTCCGGCGGCATTTTTATCATGGAGCTCAATCCTGCGACTGGTTTTCCCTATGCCGGGCAGGGTTATGGCAAGCATCTGATGGGTGGTAATCACGCCCGTATTGAGGCGGCCTATACCCTGTATGCCCCGGACACCGGTTACTACTACATGTTTGTAAGCTACGGCGGCCTGGCGGCGGACGGCGGTTACAACATCCGGGTTGCCCGCGCGACCAGACCTGACGGCCCCTACTACGACGCTAGTGGTACCGATATGGCCAGCGTCAAAGGTGCCGCGGGGAGCATATTTGACGATGCCAGTATTGCGCCGCACGGGGTCAAGTTGATGGGTAATTACCTGTTTGCCAACAGTAATAACCAGCTGGGGTACGTATCCCCGGGGCACAACTCTGCCTATCGCAAGGAGGACACGGGGCAGTACTTTATCTTCTTCCACACCCGCTTCCCCAACCGTGGTGAAGAGCACGAGGTGCGGGTGCACGAGTTCTTTATCAATGATGCGGGCTGGCCGGTGGTGGCGCCGCTGCGCTATGCGGAAAAGGTCGATGGCAGCAATTCGGGCCGCACCCGGGAACAGCTTGAGGCGGTATACGCGAGCGAAATACCCGGCAGCTATCAGCTGGTCAATCACGGCAAGGACATTACCGCCAGTATCAAAGGGTCCAGCAATATCCAGTTGAACGCTGGTGGCAGCATCAGCGGTGCCCAGTCTGGCAGCTGGATTTACAACGAAGTGACCCGAGCCGTCACCCTGACCCTGAACGGCGTCAGCTATCAGGGGGTGGTGTCCAGGCAGTGGAACCAGGTGCGGTACCGCTATGAGGTCACTTTCTCTGCCCTGTCCGGGGATGGCACGGCGGTATGGGGGATCAATTCCGACTGA
- a CDS encoding PepSY domain-containing protein has product MKNVKNSLLAVTLSSFAMVGAGQASAKDELPPPGAMALSVLLTKLEQQGFTPIVDASLDKGRWEIEAYKEGKKWELEVDPNSGEILESKIDND; this is encoded by the coding sequence ATGAAGAACGTCAAAAATTCACTGCTCGCCGTCACCCTCAGCAGCTTCGCCATGGTGGGTGCTGGACAGGCCAGCGCCAAAGATGAATTGCCGCCACCCGGTGCGATGGCACTCTCGGTGCTACTGACCAAACTGGAGCAACAGGGCTTTACCCCAATCGTCGACGCCTCCCTGGACAAGGGGCGCTGGGAGATTGAAGCCTATAAAGAAGGCAAAAAGTGGGAGCTGGAGGTAGACCCGAATAGCGGGGAAATCCTTGAATCAAAAATCGACAATGACTGA
- the purL gene encoding phosphoribosylformylglycinamidine synthase, with the protein MLVLRGAPALSKFRHQKLLTQLRALQPAIADVYAEFVHFADSEKLGKKDQVLLERLLQYGPTEEKHQPEGALLLVVPRPGTISPWSSKATDIAHNAGLTQIHRLERGLAYYITGVKLTEAEWGELAAALHDRMVESVYGTLEQAEQLFQVEDARPMGSVDILEGGREALEGANVSLGLALADDEIDYLMTSFEELERNPTDVELMMFAQANSEHCRHKIFNASWTIDGEEMPHSLFGMIKNTYRLGGEDVLSAYADNAAVVVGHEAGRFYPDPETKEYGFSQEAIHLLMKVETHNHPTAIAPFSGAGTGAGGEIRDEGAVGRGSKPKVGLTGFTVSNLQIPGYLQPWEVNYGKPERIVTALDIMIEGPIGGAAFNNEFGRPNICGYFRTFEEDFNGERRGYHKPIMLAGGYGNIREEHVDKPEFQPGAKLIVLGGPAMLIGLGGGAASSMASGSSSEDLDFASVQRQNPEIERRCQEVIDQCWQLGAKNPIAFIHDVGAGGLSNAFPELVKDGGTGGNFELRNVPSDEPGMSPLEIWCNESQERYVLAVMPGDLERFQQICERERAPFAVVGEATSEKHLTLNDKQLDAKPVDLPMSVLFGKPPKMHREASKVEVATTAFDTSNIDLNEAAERVLRLPTVASKNFLITIGDRTVTGQVSRDQMVGPWQVPVADCAVTTVAYDSTKGEAMSMGERTPVALLDAPASGRLAVGEAITNIACTPIKQLSDIKLSANWMCAAGHPGEEEKLYRTVEAVGMELCPDLNITIPVGKDSMSMRTAWNDGGADKAVTAPMSLVISAFSPVSDVRKVVTPQLRRTKKGESELILVDLGAGKNRLGASCLAQVYNELGDKPADLDDAKRLKAFFEVMQQLLEEEKVIAYHDRADGGLFATLAEMSFAGRVGVDVEVFDLGDDPIAALFNEELGAVLQVPASEAEMLVMRFAAVGVPAHQIGELNDKEQLRITRNGKQIFNRKRAELQQIWSETSYRIQSLRDNADCAKQEFDAIAKTAQQDPGLSVSLSYDINEDIAAPYIKKGVRPKIAILREQGVNSQVEMAHSFHRAGFNAVDVHMSDILSGRVELDQFKGLVGCGGFSYGDVLGAGEGWAKTILFNDRARDQFEGFFNRKDTFGLGVCNGCQMFSVIKELIPGADHWPRFVRNLSEQYEARFALVGVEESPSVLFKGMAGSYMPVAVAHGEGRVEFADQKALEACEKSGTIAMRFLNNNQQITETYPANPNGSVNGITSLCSEDGRVTIMMPHPERVARAVSNSWHPDDWQEDSGWMRLFRNARVFVD; encoded by the coding sequence ATGCTAGTTCTGCGTGGTGCTCCTGCACTGTCGAAATTTCGCCATCAAAAACTCCTTACTCAACTTCGCGCGCTGCAGCCTGCCATTGCTGACGTGTACGCCGAATTCGTGCACTTTGCCGACAGTGAAAAACTCGGCAAAAAAGATCAGGTGCTGCTGGAGCGCCTGCTGCAGTACGGCCCCACCGAGGAGAAGCACCAGCCGGAAGGCGCGCTGCTGCTGGTAGTGCCCCGTCCGGGCACCATTTCACCCTGGTCCTCCAAGGCCACGGATATTGCGCACAACGCGGGCCTGACCCAGATCCACCGCCTGGAGCGGGGTCTTGCCTACTACATTACCGGTGTCAAATTAACCGAGGCTGAATGGGGCGAGCTGGCGGCTGCATTGCACGACCGCATGGTGGAGAGCGTTTACGGTACGCTCGAACAGGCGGAACAACTGTTCCAAGTGGAAGATGCACGCCCCATGGGCAGTGTGGACATCCTGGAAGGCGGTCGCGAGGCGCTGGAAGGCGCCAATGTCAGCCTGGGCCTGGCCCTGGCCGACGACGAAATCGATTACCTGATGACCAGCTTTGAAGAGCTGGAGCGCAACCCCACCGACGTGGAGTTGATGATGTTCGCCCAGGCGAACTCCGAGCACTGCCGTCACAAGATCTTCAATGCCAGCTGGACTATCGACGGCGAAGAGATGCCGCACTCCCTGTTCGGCATGATCAAGAACACCTACCGCCTGGGTGGCGAGGACGTGCTGTCTGCCTACGCGGATAACGCCGCGGTGGTGGTCGGTCACGAGGCTGGGCGCTTCTATCCCGATCCGGAAACCAAAGAGTACGGATTCAGCCAGGAAGCCATCCATCTATTAATGAAGGTGGAAACCCACAACCATCCGACTGCCATTGCGCCATTCTCCGGTGCTGGCACCGGTGCCGGCGGTGAAATCCGTGACGAGGGCGCTGTGGGCCGTGGCTCCAAGCCCAAAGTGGGCCTGACCGGCTTTACCGTGTCTAACCTGCAGATCCCGGGCTACCTGCAGCCCTGGGAAGTGAACTACGGCAAGCCAGAGCGCATTGTGACCGCGCTGGACATCATGATCGAAGGTCCCATCGGTGGTGCCGCCTTCAACAACGAATTTGGTCGCCCCAACATCTGTGGTTACTTCCGTACCTTCGAGGAAGACTTCAATGGCGAGCGCCGCGGCTACCACAAGCCGATCATGCTGGCCGGTGGCTACGGCAACATCCGCGAAGAGCATGTCGACAAGCCTGAATTCCAGCCCGGTGCCAAGCTGATTGTGCTGGGTGGCCCGGCGATGCTGATCGGCCTGGGTGGTGGTGCCGCTTCCAGTATGGCCAGCGGCTCCAGCTCGGAAGATCTGGACTTTGCCTCGGTACAGCGCCAGAACCCGGAAATCGAGCGCCGTTGTCAGGAGGTCATCGACCAGTGCTGGCAGCTGGGTGCCAAGAACCCGATCGCCTTCATTCACGATGTGGGCGCCGGCGGCCTGTCCAATGCCTTCCCGGAGCTGGTAAAAGACGGCGGCACCGGTGGCAACTTCGAGCTGCGCAATGTGCCTTCTGACGAGCCGGGCATGAGCCCGCTGGAAATCTGGTGTAACGAATCCCAGGAACGCTACGTTCTGGCCGTGATGCCGGGCGACCTGGAGCGCTTCCAGCAGATCTGCGAGCGCGAGCGCGCGCCTTTCGCTGTTGTGGGTGAGGCCACCAGCGAGAAACACCTGACCCTGAATGACAAGCAACTGGATGCCAAGCCGGTAGACCTGCCGATGTCCGTGCTGTTCGGCAAGCCGCCGAAAATGCACCGCGAGGCGAGCAAGGTAGAGGTAGCGACCACGGCGTTCGATACCAGCAACATCGACCTGAACGAAGCCGCCGAGCGCGTACTGCGCCTGCCCACCGTGGCCAGCAAGAACTTCCTGATTACGATCGGCGACCGTACCGTAACTGGCCAGGTGAGCCGAGATCAGATGGTTGGCCCCTGGCAGGTGCCGGTAGCAGACTGCGCCGTGACCACCGTGGCCTACGACAGCACCAAGGGCGAAGCCATGTCCATGGGTGAGCGCACCCCGGTAGCGCTGCTGGATGCCCCCGCGTCCGGTCGCTTGGCGGTGGGTGAAGCCATCACCAACATCGCCTGTACCCCGATCAAGCAGCTGTCCGACATCAAACTTTCCGCCAACTGGATGTGCGCCGCCGGCCACCCGGGCGAGGAAGAAAAACTGTACCGCACCGTGGAAGCGGTCGGTATGGAGCTGTGCCCGGACCTGAATATCACCATCCCGGTCGGCAAAGACTCCATGTCCATGCGTACCGCCTGGAACGACGGTGGTGCAGACAAGGCCGTTACCGCGCCTATGTCGCTGGTAATTTCTGCCTTCTCGCCGGTATCGGATGTGCGCAAAGTGGTGACCCCGCAACTGCGCCGCACCAAGAAAGGCGAGAGCGAGTTGATCCTGGTGGACCTTGGTGCGGGTAAAAACCGCCTCGGCGCCTCCTGCCTGGCGCAGGTATACAACGAGCTGGGCGACAAGCCCGCTGACCTGGATGACGCCAAACGCTTAAAAGCCTTCTTCGAAGTCATGCAGCAGTTGCTGGAAGAAGAAAAAGTCATTGCCTACCACGACCGCGCCGACGGCGGCCTGTTCGCCACCCTGGCGGAAATGAGCTTTGCCGGCCGTGTGGGTGTCGATGTGGAAGTCTTCGACCTGGGTGACGATCCTATTGCCGCGCTGTTTAACGAAGAGCTGGGTGCGGTACTGCAGGTACCGGCGTCGGAAGCGGAAATGCTGGTGATGCGTTTTGCGGCGGTGGGTGTTCCCGCCCACCAGATCGGTGAACTGAACGACAAAGAGCAGCTGCGCATTACCCGTAACGGCAAGCAGATCTTCAACCGCAAGCGCGCTGAGCTGCAGCAGATCTGGTCTGAGACCAGCTACCGCATCCAGTCCCTGCGCGATAACGCCGACTGTGCCAAGCAGGAGTTCGATGCCATTGCCAAGACGGCACAGCAGGACCCGGGCCTGTCGGTAAGCCTGAGCTACGACATCAACGAGGACATCGCGGCACCTTATATCAAGAAAGGTGTGCGTCCGAAGATTGCCATCCTGCGGGAGCAGGGCGTCAACAGCCAGGTGGAAATGGCACATTCCTTCCACCGCGCCGGCTTCAACGCCGTCGACGTGCACATGAGCGATATCCTCAGTGGCCGTGTCGAACTGGACCAGTTCAAGGGTCTGGTGGGTTGTGGTGGCTTCTCTTACGGTGACGTGCTGGGTGCCGGTGAAGGTTGGGCCAAAACCATCCTGTTCAACGACCGCGCTCGCGATCAGTTTGAAGGCTTCTTCAACCGCAAGGACACCTTCGGTCTCGGCGTGTGCAACGGCTGTCAGATGTTCTCCGTGATCAAGGAATTGATCCCGGGTGCCGATCACTGGCCGCGCTTTGTGCGCAACCTGTCCGAGCAGTACGAAGCGCGCTTTGCGTTAGTGGGCGTGGAAGAATCCCCGTCGGTACTGTTCAAGGGCATGGCCGGTTCCTACATGCCGGTGGCGGTGGCCCACGGTGAAGGCCGTGTGGAATTTGCAGACCAGAAAGCGCTGGAGGCCTGTGAAAAATCCGGCACTATCGCCATGCGTTTCCTGAACAACAACCAGCAGATTACCGAAACCTACCCGGCCAACCCCAACGGCTCGGTCAACGGTATTACCTCTCTGTGTTCCGAAGACGGTCGCGTCACCATCATGATGCCGCACCCGGAGCGCGTCGCCCGTGCGGTCAGCAACAGCTGGCACCCGGACGACTGGCAGGAGGATTCCGGCTGGATGCGCCTGTTCCGCAACGCGCGGGTATTTGTCGACTGA